Proteins from one Lachnospiraceae bacterium KGMB03038 genomic window:
- the rpoD gene encoding RNA polymerase sigma factor RpoD: MEESMAKFEEKLKELVALGKKKKSILELQEINDFFSDMELDAEQMERVYDYLEANNIDVLRIGNDDDDDIDDADIVITDEDEVDMEKIDLSVPDGISIEDPVRMYLKEIGKVPLLTADEEVELAKRMADGDEWAKKRLAEANLRLVVSIAKRYVGRGMLFLDLIQEGNLGLIKAVEKFDYHKGFKFSTYATWWIRQAITRAIADQARTIRIPVHMVETINKLIRVSRQLLQELGREPTPEEIAEELDMPVERVREILKISQEPVSLETPIGEEEDSHLGDFIQDDNVPVPAEAAAQTLLKEQLDEVLDTLTEREQKVLRLRFGMNDGRARTLEEVGKEFDVTRERIRQIEAKALRKLRHPSRSRKLRDYLD, from the coding sequence ATGGAAGAAAGCATGGCAAAATTTGAGGAGAAATTAAAAGAACTGGTAGCCCTGGGAAAGAAAAAGAAAAGCATCCTGGAACTGCAGGAAATCAATGATTTCTTCTCAGACATGGAGCTTGACGCGGAACAGATGGAGCGGGTATACGACTATCTGGAAGCGAATAATATCGACGTGCTTCGCATTGGAAATGACGATGATGATGATATTGACGATGCGGATATCGTGATCACCGATGAAGATGAAGTAGATATGGAGAAGATCGATCTTTCTGTGCCGGATGGGATCAGCATTGAAGATCCGGTCCGTATGTATCTGAAAGAGATTGGAAAAGTCCCGCTTTTGACAGCGGACGAAGAAGTAGAGCTGGCCAAACGAATGGCAGACGGAGACGAGTGGGCGAAAAAAAGGCTGGCGGAGGCTAATCTGCGTCTGGTGGTGAGCATCGCGAAACGTTACGTGGGCCGTGGAATGTTGTTCCTGGATCTGATCCAGGAAGGAAATCTGGGCCTGATCAAAGCGGTAGAGAAATTTGATTATCATAAAGGATTTAAATTCAGTACTTATGCTACCTGGTGGATCCGCCAGGCCATTACGAGAGCGATCGCGGATCAGGCCAGAACCATCCGGATTCCGGTCCACATGGTGGAGACCATCAATAAGCTGATCCGGGTATCCAGACAGCTTCTGCAGGAGCTGGGGAGAGAACCCACGCCGGAAGAGATCGCGGAAGAACTGGACATGCCTGTGGAACGGGTAAGAGAGATCTTGAAGATCTCCCAGGAGCCGGTGTCGCTTGAGACGCCGATCGGAGAAGAAGAAGACAGTCATCTGGGAGATTTTATCCAGGATGACAATGTGCCGGTTCCAGCGGAGGCGGCGGCCCAGACGCTTTTGAAAGAACAGTTGGATGAAGTGCTGGATACGCTGACGGAGCGGGAGCAGAAGGTGTTAAGGCTCAGGTTTGGCATGAATGATGGACGAGCCAGGACGCTGGAAGAAGTTGGGAAAGAGTTTGACGTTACCAGAGAGAGGATCCGTCAGATTGAGGCGAAAGCGCTGCGCAAACTCCGTCATCCCAGCCGCAGCAGAAAACTGAGAGATTATCTGGATTAA
- the aroC gene encoding chorismate synthase, translated as MAGSTYGTLFTITTWGESHGPGVGVVIDGCPAGLPLSSEDIQKYLDRRRPGQSRYTTARNEADEAEILSGVFEGRTTGTPISILIRNQDQRSRDYGNIKDCYRPGHADYPFDAKYGFRDYRGGGRSSGRETIGRVAAGAVAAKLLERLGVRLLTYTKSIGPVSIPSEEYDYSQISCNPLYMPNEEYARKAQDYLQECIHSLDSSGGIIECQAKGLPAGIGEPVFQKLDACLAKAIMSIGAVKGVEIGDGFAAAKSKGSLNNDPFICQDGKISKMTNHSGGTLGGFSDGSALILRAAVKPTSSIAREQKTVTSSLENTTLTVKGRHDPVIVPRAVVVVEAMTALTLIDLMMQNMTARLEWMEKFYLGPGDF; from the coding sequence ATGGCAGGTTCAACTTATGGAACTTTATTTACGATCACTACCTGGGGCGAATCCCACGGTCCGGGAGTCGGCGTTGTCATTGATGGCTGCCCCGCGGGTCTGCCTCTTTCTTCCGAAGATATACAGAAGTACCTAGACCGGCGCAGGCCCGGCCAAAGCCGTTATACCACTGCCCGCAATGAAGCAGATGAGGCGGAGATCCTCTCCGGCGTTTTTGAAGGGCGGACCACCGGAACTCCGATCTCAATCCTGATCCGCAATCAGGACCAGCGTTCCAGGGATTATGGGAATATCAAGGACTGTTACCGACCCGGCCACGCGGACTATCCTTTTGACGCCAAATACGGTTTCCGGGATTACCGGGGCGGCGGACGTTCTTCCGGCCGGGAGACCATTGGCCGGGTAGCCGCTGGCGCTGTAGCCGCTAAGCTGTTGGAAAGACTTGGCGTCCGTCTGCTGACCTATACCAAATCCATAGGTCCCGTCTCCATTCCTTCCGAGGAATATGATTACAGCCAGATCAGCTGCAATCCTTTATACATGCCAAATGAAGAATATGCCCGGAAGGCACAGGATTATCTGCAGGAGTGTATCCACTCCCTGGATTCCTCCGGCGGTATCATCGAATGTCAGGCCAAAGGACTTCCCGCCGGTATTGGAGAACCTGTTTTCCAAAAATTGGACGCCTGTCTGGCCAAGGCCATTATGTCCATTGGAGCCGTAAAAGGCGTAGAAATCGGCGACGGTTTCGCCGCCGCCAAGTCCAAAGGAAGTCTGAACAACGATCCCTTTATTTGTCAGGATGGAAAAATTTCCAAGATGACTAATCATTCCGGCGGCACACTGGGCGGGTTCAGCGATGGTTCTGCATTGATCCTGCGGGCTGCGGTAAAGCCCACTTCCTCTATCGCGCGGGAGCAGAAAACCGTTACTTCCAGCCTGGAGAACACCACTTTGACCGTCAAAGGACGGCACGACCCGGTGATTGTTCCAAGAGCTGTAGTCGTAGTAGAAGCCATGACTGCCCTGACTCTCATCGATCTTATGATGCAGAACATGACAGCCCGGTTAGAGTGGATGGAAAAATTTTATTTAGGGCCGGGGGATTTTTAA
- a CDS encoding DNA primase: protein MYYSDELIEEVRTKNDIVDVISSYVRLQKKGSSYFGLCPFHNEKSPSFSVSRQKQMYYCFGCGAGGNVFTFLMEYENYTFLEALKYLADRAGVELPQQDLSKEARQRADTKAVLLEINKAAARYFYIQLKGRQGEKALAYLKGRQLGDDTIRAFGLGYANKYSDDLYRYLKDQGYKDDMIAKAGLISVDEKHGAHDKFWNRVMFPIMDANSRVIGFGGRVMGDGKPKYLNSPETMIFDKSRNLYGLNRARSSRKPYFLLCEGYMDVISLHQAGFTSAVASLGTALTQGHASLIKRYVNEVYLTYDSDEAGTKAALRAIPILREAGISAKVIRMEPYKDPDEFIKNLGKEAFEERIREARNGFLFGLEVLERDYDLNSPEGKTDFMKETARRLNEFREEIERNNYIEAVAQKYRVGYEELKQLVVHTAVQTGLAKPVSRPRKAGKPEKEDGILKSQKILLTWMIEDEKIFRQISAYITPEDFTEGLYRKVAHLLYDQYEEQKVNPAQIMNYFTEEEEHREAASLFHTRIRELTTADEQEKALKETIIRVKNHSIDEKAAHLEPTDIQGLQKLMEAKRQLQGLEKLHISIN, encoded by the coding sequence ATGTATTACTCCGATGAACTGATTGAAGAAGTTAGGACAAAAAATGATATCGTAGACGTAATCTCCAGTTATGTCCGGCTGCAGAAAAAAGGCAGTTCTTATTTTGGACTGTGTCCGTTCCACAATGAAAAGTCGCCTTCCTTTTCTGTAAGCAGGCAGAAGCAGATGTACTACTGTTTTGGCTGCGGAGCCGGAGGCAATGTGTTTACATTTCTGATGGAGTACGAAAACTATACGTTTTTGGAGGCTTTGAAGTATCTGGCTGACCGGGCCGGGGTGGAACTGCCCCAGCAGGATCTGTCGAAAGAAGCCAGACAGAGGGCAGATACGAAAGCGGTCCTATTGGAGATCAATAAAGCGGCCGCCCGGTATTTCTACATACAATTGAAAGGACGGCAGGGCGAGAAAGCTCTGGCATATCTGAAAGGACGCCAGTTGGGAGATGATACCATACGGGCGTTTGGACTGGGCTATGCCAATAAGTACAGTGACGATCTGTACCGCTATTTGAAAGATCAAGGCTATAAAGACGATATGATCGCCAAAGCGGGTCTGATCAGTGTGGACGAGAAGCACGGCGCCCACGATAAGTTTTGGAACCGTGTCATGTTCCCGATCATGGATGCCAACAGCCGGGTGATCGGCTTTGGAGGCCGGGTCATGGGAGACGGAAAACCCAAATATCTCAATTCCCCGGAGACGATGATCTTTGATAAGAGCCGGAACCTGTATGGCCTGAACCGGGCCAGAAGCTCCAGAAAACCATATTTCCTTCTATGCGAGGGATATATGGATGTGATTTCGCTGCATCAGGCGGGATTTACCAGCGCGGTGGCCTCTCTTGGGACGGCTCTGACTCAGGGACACGCTTCTTTGATCAAGCGCTATGTCAATGAAGTATATTTAACTTACGACAGCGATGAGGCAGGGACGAAGGCGGCCCTGAGGGCGATACCCATTTTAAGGGAAGCCGGGATCAGCGCGAAGGTCATCCGTATGGAACCGTATAAGGACCCGGATGAGTTTATCAAGAATCTGGGCAAAGAGGCTTTTGAGGAGAGGATCCGGGAAGCCAGGAATGGTTTCTTGTTTGGCCTGGAAGTGCTGGAACGGGACTATGATCTGAATTCCCCGGAGGGCAAGACGGATTTCATGAAGGAGACCGCCCGGCGGCTGAATGAATTCCGGGAAGAGATCGAGCGGAATAATTACATAGAAGCGGTTGCCCAAAAGTACCGCGTGGGATACGAAGAATTGAAGCAGCTCGTGGTCCATACAGCAGTCCAGACCGGGCTTGCGAAGCCTGTCTCGCGGCCAAGGAAGGCGGGAAAGCCGGAGAAAGAAGACGGGATCTTAAAGTCCCAGAAAATCCTGCTTACCTGGATGATCGAGGATGAGAAGATCTTCCGGCAGATCAGCGCTTATATTACACCGGAAGATTTTACTGAGGGTCTGTACCGGAAGGTGGCCCATTTACTGTATGATCAATATGAAGAACAGAAAGTCAACCCGGCCCAGATCATGAATTATTTTACCGAGGAAGAAGAGCACCGGGAGGCGGCTTCGCTGTTCCATACCAGGATCCGGGAGCTGACTACCGCGGATGAGCAGGAGAAAGCGCTAAAGGAGACGATCATCCGTGTGAAAAACCACAGCATCGATGAGAAGGCCGCTCATCTGGAGCCTACAGACATTCAGGGACTGCAGAAGCTGATGGAGGCGAAAAGGCAGCTGCAGGGCCTTGAGAAACTGCATATTTCTATTAATTAG
- a CDS encoding SAM-dependent methyltransferase gives MELSKRLYAVAGLVTEGASVADIGTDHGYVPIYLVEEGIARKALALDVNRGPLERARMHIVGHGLGDKIETRLSDGLREIRPGEVDTIIVSGMGGPLTIRILKDGEAVTDKLEALILQPQSEIARVRRFLVEQGYRIQREDMVFEDGKYYPVMRVVHGAPEPYEAWEYLYGKRLLEERHPILGEFLLRELRIQESILEQLARRKESVSAQERAKEICEARELTQKALDRMERAESKGDN, from the coding sequence ATGGAACTATCAAAGAGACTGTACGCGGTGGCAGGTCTTGTGACAGAGGGCGCCTCTGTCGCGGATATCGGAACGGATCACGGCTATGTTCCCATCTATCTTGTGGAAGAAGGGATTGCCAGGAAGGCGCTTGCCCTGGATGTAAATAGAGGCCCTCTGGAACGGGCCAGGATGCATATTGTGGGCCATGGCCTTGGAGATAAGATCGAGACCCGGCTTTCCGATGGACTGAGAGAGATCCGGCCGGGCGAGGTGGATACGATCATCGTTTCCGGAATGGGCGGTCCCTTGACGATCCGGATCCTGAAAGACGGAGAAGCGGTGACGGACAAACTGGAAGCCCTGATCCTCCAGCCCCAGTCGGAGATCGCCAGAGTGCGCAGGTTCCTTGTGGAACAAGGATACCGGATCCAGCGGGAAGATATGGTGTTTGAAGATGGAAAATATTATCCGGTCATGCGGGTGGTCCACGGGGCCCCGGAACCGTATGAAGCCTGGGAATATCTCTATGGAAAGCGGCTGCTGGAAGAGCGGCATCCGATCCTTGGGGAGTTTCTTCTCAGGGAGCTGCGGATCCAGGAAAGTATCCTGGAACAGCTTGCCAGAAGGAAAGAAAGTGTGAGCGCCCAAGAGCGGGCGAAAGAGATATGCGAAGCGAGAGAATTGACCCAAAAGGCTCTGGACCGGATGGAGAGAGCCGAGTCCAAAGGGGATAACTGA
- a CDS encoding deoxyguanosinetriphosphate triphosphohydrolase: MTIREQLEKRELEFLSPYAALSSKSKGRKRSEKECDIRPVFQRDRDRILHSKAFRRLKQKTQVFLLPKGDHYRTRLTHTLEVSQNARTIAKALRLNEDLVEAVALGHDLGHTPFGHAGETALNRLNPAGFQHNTQSVRVVECLEKQGEGLNLTWEVLDGIQNHKSSGTPHTLEGQIVRLSDKIAYINHDIDDAIRGGILEEEDIPRKYTDVLGTSTKIRLDTMIHNVIINSMDQPQIRMSPEVYEATMGLRGFLFENVYKNPTAKGEEKKAINMITNLYQFYIEHLELLPEQFLQMMEEKGAKKEQIVCDYIAGMTDTYAVKKFEEYFIPESWKI; encoded by the coding sequence ATGACGATCAGAGAACAGCTTGAGAAACGAGAACTGGAGTTTTTAAGTCCTTACGCGGCCTTAAGCAGCAAGTCAAAAGGCAGAAAGCGTTCAGAGAAGGAGTGTGATATCCGACCGGTTTTCCAAAGGGACCGGGACCGGATCCTGCACAGCAAAGCATTCCGGCGCTTGAAGCAAAAAACGCAGGTCTTTCTGCTGCCAAAGGGAGATCATTACCGTACCAGACTGACCCACACGCTGGAGGTGTCCCAGAATGCCAGGACCATCGCGAAAGCGCTGCGCTTAAATGAAGATCTGGTGGAAGCGGTGGCCTTAGGCCATGATCTGGGGCATACGCCTTTTGGACATGCGGGAGAGACGGCCCTGAACCGTCTGAATCCGGCGGGATTCCAGCATAATACGCAGAGTGTGCGGGTGGTGGAGTGCCTGGAAAAGCAGGGGGAAGGACTAAATCTGACCTGGGAGGTGCTGGACGGCATCCAAAACCACAAATCCTCCGGCACGCCTCATACTCTGGAAGGCCAGATCGTCCGGCTGTCAGATAAGATTGCTTATATCAACCATGATATTGACGACGCTATCCGCGGCGGGATCTTGGAAGAAGAGGATATTCCGCGCAAATATACGGATGTCCTTGGAACGTCTACCAAGATCCGCCTGGACACGATGATCCACAATGTGATCATAAACAGTATGGATCAGCCTCAGATCCGGATGTCACCGGAAGTTTATGAGGCTACCATGGGACTTCGGGGATTCCTGTTTGAGAATGTGTATAAGAATCCTACGGCAAAGGGAGAAGAAAAGAAAGCCATCAATATGATCACCAATCTGTATCAGTTTTATATAGAACATTTGGAACTGCTTCCAGAGCAGTTCCTTCAGATGATGGAAGAAAAGGGCGCGAAAAAAGAGCAGATCGTGTGTGATTATATCGCGGGGATGACGGATACATACGCGGTGAAAAAGTTTGAAGAATATTTTATTCCAGAATCTTGGAAAATTTAA
- a CDS encoding nucleoside kinase, protein MAEKRSYRVTVGEETRIYQEGTSYRTIAKDFQKNYKYDIVLAFVDGRLQELHKPLRFDCEIRFETIGGSVGHKTYKRSMSLLLVKAIYDVADREAIEKVRIHYSVSKGYYCTIEGKVSPDEAFLGLVEERMRQMVEEDLPIQKRSIHTDEAIELFHKHGMYDKERLFEYRRVSKVNIYSLNEFEDYNYGYMVPSAGYLKYFKLYPYDEGFVIQMPDMSDPAKVPDFQPQNKLFQVLKESTKWGDMQGIETVGALNDKITGGEATDVVLVQEALQEKKIAEIAGEIAASPQVKFVLIAGPSSSGKTTFSHRLSVQLRANGLVPHPIAVDNYFVEREQNPRDETGAYDFECLEAVDVELFNQQLKELLAGQEVVIPTFNFVTGHKEYGNKPKRLGANDVLVIEGIHCLNPKLTESLSNENKFKIYISALTQLNIDEHNRIPTTDGRLIRRIVRDARTRGASAQKTIRMWSSVRRGEERNIFPYQEEADVMFNSALIYELAVLKPYVERLLFGIDRDCPEYLEAKRLLKFMDYFVGIGSEMVPMNSLLREFIGGGCFRV, encoded by the coding sequence ATGGCGGAGAAGAGAAGCTATCGGGTGACCGTGGGGGAGGAAACGAGAATATACCAGGAGGGAACCTCCTATCGAACGATCGCCAAGGATTTCCAGAAGAATTATAAATATGATATTGTCCTGGCGTTTGTAGACGGCAGGCTGCAGGAACTTCATAAGCCCTTGAGATTCGACTGCGAGATCCGCTTCGAGACCATCGGCGGATCGGTGGGGCACAAAACCTATAAACGGAGCATGAGCCTTCTGCTGGTCAAGGCGATCTATGATGTGGCTGACAGGGAAGCAATTGAGAAGGTTCGGATCCATTATTCGGTGAGCAAAGGATATTACTGTACGATCGAGGGGAAGGTGTCTCCCGATGAAGCGTTTCTTGGCCTGGTGGAAGAGCGGATGCGCCAGATGGTGGAGGAAGACCTGCCGATCCAGAAACGGAGTATACATACAGATGAAGCGATCGAGCTGTTCCACAAACATGGGATGTACGATAAAGAGCGGCTGTTTGAATATCGGAGAGTTTCCAAAGTTAATATCTACAGTCTGAATGAATTTGAAGATTACAATTATGGATATATGGTGCCAAGCGCCGGATATCTGAAGTACTTTAAACTCTATCCTTATGATGAAGGATTTGTGATCCAGATGCCGGATATGTCAGATCCCGCTAAGGTTCCGGATTTTCAGCCCCAGAATAAGCTGTTCCAGGTTCTGAAGGAATCTACGAAATGGGGCGATATGCAGGGGATCGAGACGGTGGGAGCCTTAAATGACAAGATCACAGGGGGAGAAGCCACAGATGTAGTGCTGGTCCAGGAAGCTCTGCAGGAGAAGAAGATCGCGGAGATCGCCGGGGAGATCGCTGCCAGCCCTCAGGTGAAGTTTGTTTTGATCGCAGGACCCTCTTCTTCCGGAAAGACTACATTTTCCCACAGACTTTCGGTCCAGCTTAGAGCAAACGGATTAGTTCCTCACCCGATCGCGGTGGATAATTATTTCGTAGAGCGGGAGCAGAATCCAAGAGATGAGACGGGAGCTTATGATTTTGAATGTCTGGAAGCGGTGGATGTGGAGCTTTTTAACCAGCAGCTCAAAGAACTGCTGGCCGGCCAGGAAGTGGTGATCCCAACCTTTAATTTTGTGACAGGGCACAAAGAATACGGAAATAAACCAAAAAGACTGGGCGCAAATGATGTGCTGGTCATCGAGGGGATCCACTGCCTGAATCCCAAACTGACGGAAAGCCTCTCCAATGAGAATAAATTCAAGATTTATATCAGCGCATTGACACAGCTGAATATAGACGAACATAATCGGATCCCTACCACAGATGGACGGCTGATCCGCCGTATCGTGCGGGACGCCAGGACCAGAGGCGCTTCTGCCCAAAAGACCATCCGTATGTGGTCTTCTGTGCGCCGGGGAGAAGAGCGCAACATCTTCCCTTATCAAGAAGAGGCGGATGTGATGTTCAATTCTGCCCTGATCTACGAGCTGGCGGTCTTAAAACCCTACGTAGAGAGGCTGCTCTTCGGGATTGACCGGGACTGTCCGGAATATCTGGAAGCCAAACGACTGCTGAAATTTATGGATTACTTCGTGGGGATCGGCAGCGAGATGGTACCAATGAACTCCCTGCTGCGGGAGTTCATTGGAGGCGGATGCTTTCGCGTGTAA
- a CDS encoding Nif3-like dinuclear metal center hexameric protein, giving the protein MICRDIIERIEKDYPKSYAMEWDNVGLLAGRMEKEIKCIYIGLDATDQVIEEALRERADLLLTHHPLIFQGLKRVTDQDFIGNRVLKLLQGDISYYAMHTNYDAARMGELASKRLGWKRGRALEPVSEEEGGPGIGQIADLEEETTLEELGRQVKEAFGLPDVRVFGDPKMKIRRAAILPGSGKSGIGAALEQEAQVLITGDIGHHDGIDGAAQGLAVIDGGHYGIEHIFVDDMRRYVEEHFPGVQVKTEPVRHPFWTV; this is encoded by the coding sequence ATGATCTGCCGGGATATTATAGAGCGGATTGAAAAGGATTACCCCAAGTCTTACGCTATGGAATGGGATAACGTAGGGCTTTTGGCTGGAAGAATGGAAAAAGAGATCAAATGTATTTACATAGGGCTGGATGCTACAGATCAGGTGATCGAGGAAGCGCTGCGGGAGAGGGCAGATCTTCTGCTTACCCATCATCCGCTGATCTTTCAGGGCTTAAAAAGGGTGACGGACCAGGATTTTATCGGGAACCGGGTTCTAAAACTGCTTCAGGGAGACATATCCTATTATGCCATGCATACCAACTATGACGCTGCCCGGATGGGAGAGCTGGCGTCAAAACGGTTGGGATGGAAAAGGGGCCGGGCGTTAGAGCCTGTCAGCGAGGAAGAAGGCGGACCGGGGATCGGACAGATCGCCGATCTGGAGGAAGAGACGACCTTGGAGGAGCTTGGCCGGCAGGTGAAAGAAGCTTTTGGCCTTCCTGACGTGCGGGTGTTCGGAGATCCGAAGATGAAGATCCGCCGGGCCGCGATTCTGCCGGGGTCTGGAAAGAGCGGGATTGGTGCGGCGCTGGAGCAGGAGGCGCAGGTCTTGATCACGGGGGATATAGGCCATCACGATGGCATTGATGGGGCCGCCCAGGGATTGGCGGTGATCGATGGGGGCCATTACGGGATTGAGCATATCTTTGTAGACGATATGAGGAGATATGTGGAAGAACATTTCCCAGGAGTCCAGGTGAAGACAGAACCAGTCCGGCATCCATTTTGGACGGTGTGA
- a CDS encoding ABC transporter ATP-binding protein: protein MALVEVKNISYKYPNGYLAVDDVSFSIEAGENIAIVGQNGAGKTTTVKMLNGLTKPCDGDVLIDGDSTKNYTTAQMARRVGYVFQNPDDQIFNSTVYSEIEYGLKKMNVDMEESERRIKDAAALTGMDKYLESNPYDLPLSIRKFVTIASVIASNCDVMIFDEPTAGQDLDGLDRLSELNKILTGRGKAIVTITHDMEFVADNYERVIVMCKKKVLADGRTEDVFFQKDIMEQAMLKQPALVRIATKIGMKENTLDVKKVADYIKAKQK from the coding sequence ATGGCATTAGTAGAAGTAAAAAACATTTCATACAAATATCCAAATGGCTATCTGGCGGTCGATGATGTGAGTTTTTCCATTGAAGCGGGAGAGAATATCGCGATCGTAGGGCAGAACGGAGCAGGAAAGACCACCACGGTCAAGATGCTGAATGGTCTGACGAAACCCTGCGACGGGGATGTGCTGATCGACGGAGACTCGACAAAAAATTATACTACGGCTCAAATGGCGAGACGGGTCGGTTATGTATTCCAGAATCCGGATGATCAGATCTTTAATTCCACCGTTTACAGCGAGATCGAGTACGGGCTTAAAAAAATGAATGTGGATATGGAAGAGAGTGAGCGAAGGATCAAAGATGCGGCGGCCTTGACTGGCATGGACAAGTATCTGGAGTCGAATCCTTATGATCTGCCTCTTTCCATCCGGAAATTCGTGACCATCGCTTCTGTCATTGCCAGCAACTGTGATGTGATGATCTTTGATGAGCCTACCGCGGGACAGGATCTGGACGGCTTGGATCGGCTTTCTGAGCTGAACAAGATCCTGACAGGGCGCGGGAAGGCGATCGTGACCATAACCCACGACATGGAATTTGTGGCCGATAACTATGAAAGAGTTATCGTTATGTGCAAGAAAAAGGTATTGGCGGACGGAAGAACGGAAGATGTCTTCTTTCAGAAAGACATTATGGAACAGGCGATGCTGAAGCAGCCGGCCCTCGTTCGGATCGCTACGAAGATCGGCATGAAAGAAAACACGTTGGATGTAAAAAAGGTGGCAGACTACATTAAGGCAAAACAGAAATAA
- the pap gene encoding polyphosphate:AMP phosphotransferase yields the protein MLEKLDLTKTVSKSEYKEKMMELEPKLGKLQRECRELGIPVMIAFEGYDAAGKGVQIAELIRALDPRGFEVHAVKKETKEERMHPFLWRFWMKMPPKGRIAIYDSSWYRKVLIDRFDKKIRKKEVENAYRSILSFEEQLTADGMVIIKLFLAIDQKEQKKRFAKLLESKETAWRVGKGDLKRNKEFPRYEAMNEEMLARTDTEYAPWNIVEASDRRFAAVKIYTIVERILSEKIEKEKKARRVIAEPEPAEEQGSERGLGETILSKADLTLSYSKEEYKERLEKLQAKIEKLHGELYRRRIPVVLGFEGWDAGGKGGAIKRLTQRMDPRGYVVHPTASPNDIEKAHHYLWRFWTDMPKAGHITIFDRTWYGRVLVERVEGFCTRQEWQRAYKEINDMEKDLTDGGAIVLKFWMQIDKEEQERRFKAREEDPQKQWKITEEDWRNRAKWDQYEEAVNEMLLRTSTPEAPWIVVEGNCKYYARIKVLETAVKAIEERIRQEEKR from the coding sequence ATGCTGGAGAAACTGGATCTGACAAAGACGGTCAGTAAATCAGAATATAAAGAGAAGATGATGGAACTGGAACCAAAGCTTGGAAAGCTGCAGCGGGAGTGCAGGGAACTGGGGATTCCGGTGATGATCGCTTTTGAAGGATATGACGCGGCGGGGAAAGGCGTTCAGATCGCAGAGCTGATAAGGGCTTTAGATCCCAGAGGATTTGAAGTCCATGCGGTGAAAAAGGAGACGAAGGAAGAGCGGATGCATCCGTTCCTTTGGAGATTTTGGATGAAAATGCCGCCGAAAGGCCGGATCGCCATTTATGACAGCAGCTGGTACCGCAAAGTCCTGATCGACCGGTTTGATAAAAAGATCCGCAAAAAGGAAGTAGAGAACGCCTATCGGTCGATCCTGTCTTTCGAAGAACAACTGACGGCAGATGGAATGGTGATCATCAAGCTCTTTCTGGCTATCGACCAGAAAGAACAAAAGAAACGGTTTGCTAAGCTTCTGGAATCCAAAGAGACCGCGTGGCGGGTGGGGAAAGGAGACTTGAAGCGCAATAAGGAGTTTCCAAGATATGAGGCTATGAATGAAGAGATGCTGGCCCGGACGGATACCGAGTACGCTCCCTGGAATATTGTAGAGGCGTCAGACCGGCGGTTTGCCGCGGTTAAGATCTATACGATCGTGGAGCGGATCTTGTCGGAGAAAATTGAGAAAGAAAAGAAGGCAAGAAGGGTTATAGCAGAGCCGGAACCGGCAGAAGAGCAGGGATCAGAACGCGGACTGGGGGAGACGATCCTCTCGAAAGCGGACCTAACCCTTTCCTATTCTAAGGAAGAGTATAAAGAACGGCTGGAAAAACTGCAGGCTAAGATCGAGAAGCTCCACGGAGAACTGTACCGCAGAAGGATTCCGGTAGTGCTGGGATTCGAAGGATGGGATGCGGGAGGAAAAGGAGGAGCGATCAAGCGGCTGACCCAGAGAATGGATCCCAGAGGCTATGTGGTCCATCCCACCGCCTCCCCCAATGATATTGAGAAGGCGCATCATTATCTGTGGCGGTTCTGGACAGATATGCCAAAGGCAGGGCACATTACTATATTTGACAGGACTTGGTACGGCCGGGTCCTGGTAGAGCGGGTGGAAGGCTTTTGCACCCGGCAGGAGTGGCAGAGGGCTTATAAAGAAATCAATGATATGGAGAAGGATCTGACAGATGGGGGCGCCATTGTGCTGAAGTTCTGGATGCAGATAGATAAAGAGGAGCAGGAACGGAGATTTAAAGCCAGAGAAGAGGATCCCCAAAAGCAGTGGAAGATCACGGAAGAAGACTGGCGCAACCGTGCGAAATGGGATCAGTACGAAGAAGCGGTAAATGAGATGCTGCTTCGGACCTCCACCCCGGAAGCGCCATGGATCGTTGTAGAAGGAAACTGCAAATATTACGCCAGGATCAAAGTCTTAGAGACGGCGGTAAAGGCGATTGAAGAAAGAATCCGGCAGGAAGAAAAGAGATAG